One region of Flavobacterium pisciphilum genomic DNA includes:
- a CDS encoding tetratricopeptide repeat protein, which yields MRKLSRLIFILVFLLSIKVSAQKSAIYTYDLKDFDKAVSLYNDKQYTSAQIIFEKVKEKETKEEVKADCAYYIANCAIRTNQPNADELMERFVEDYPISTKQNQAYIEVAHYFFDQANYPKALQWFDRVDESYMSKSDLDKFNFQKGYSYFNSKKKKEATTYFNKVVNSPEYGSQAKYYLGFMAYEGDDYKEATKYFDEVSGEEKYKEKLSYYQADMNFKLGNFQKAIDLGQKAMPKSNEIEKSELNKIIGESYFNLKMYDKSIPYLVQYKGKKGKWNNTDFYQLGYAYYQQKDYENAISQFNKIIEGKDFVAQNAYYHLGQSYLNTDKKQQALNAFKNAAEMDFDKAIQEDASLNYAKLSYEIGNSYQNVPVVLLDFLKKYPNNSSKSEVERLLIDSYISSKNYSEALVLLEKNRSPENRLAYQKVLFYRGLELYNDNNYQEAYKMFVKSLGEQKSPEFTARATFWKGETEYLNDDFKNALISYKQFAGLAAAKAIPEFKNVNYNIAYTYFKLKEYDNAANSFQAQIDNSKEDTSRLHDSYLRLADCRFVTSKYSSAMEAYTKVMSFRGVDADYAYYQKAICYGFMNKNDKKIEELNGFLQMYKKSEYRDDVMFELANTYAAVKKQEQAIKMYDQLVSEFKNGAFTAKAILREGLIYYNSDRDQLALVKFKKVAADFPRTPEALEAVSTARLIYVDNGKVDEYATWVRTLDFVAVTDADLDNDTFEGAIKQFEQNNNKQAIVGLSGYVSKFPKGIHALEANFKLAQAYTAEGSESKSIPNYQYVIEQPRNEYTEQSLMRLAQIFLKAKDCDKAISVLTRIENEGDSSQNKTFAQANLMKCYYDKNDYNNSVVYAEKVLQNPKTDENVKSDAQIIVARAAIKSGDEDKAKTAYAKLATTSKGELAAEALYYDAYFKNKENKYDASNATVQKLAKNYSSFKYFGAKGLVLMAKNFYGLKDSYQATYILENVIQNFTAYPDVVSEAEKELSAIKVEESKTNSSITK from the coding sequence ATGCGCAAACTTTCACGGTTAATTTTTATACTAGTTTTTCTTTTATCGATTAAGGTTTCGGCACAAAAGTCGGCTATTTATACTTACGATTTAAAGGATTTCGACAAAGCGGTTTCTTTATATAATGACAAACAATATACATCGGCTCAGATTATTTTTGAAAAAGTAAAAGAAAAAGAGACGAAAGAAGAAGTAAAGGCCGATTGTGCTTACTACATTGCTAATTGTGCTATAAGAACTAATCAGCCAAATGCTGATGAGCTTATGGAGCGTTTTGTAGAGGACTACCCAATAAGTACTAAACAAAATCAAGCATACATAGAAGTAGCTCATTATTTTTTCGATCAAGCTAATTATCCAAAAGCTTTACAATGGTTTGATCGTGTAGATGAAAGCTATATGAGCAAAAGTGATTTAGATAAATTCAACTTCCAGAAAGGATACAGCTATTTTAATTCTAAAAAGAAAAAAGAAGCTACAACCTATTTTAATAAAGTAGTAAACTCACCAGAATATGGTTCGCAAGCCAAATACTATTTAGGATTTATGGCTTATGAAGGCGATGATTATAAAGAGGCAACTAAATACTTTGATGAAGTTTCAGGCGAAGAAAAATACAAAGAGAAGCTTTCGTATTATCAAGCTGATATGAACTTTAAATTAGGAAATTTTCAAAAAGCAATTGATTTGGGGCAAAAAGCAATGCCGAAATCAAATGAAATCGAAAAATCAGAGCTGAATAAGATTATTGGAGAAAGTTATTTTAATTTAAAAATGTATGATAAATCAATTCCGTATTTAGTACAATATAAAGGTAAAAAAGGGAAGTGGAATAATACTGATTTCTACCAATTAGGATATGCTTATTATCAGCAAAAAGATTATGAAAATGCTATTTCGCAATTCAATAAAATTATTGAGGGAAAAGACTTTGTGGCACAAAATGCTTATTACCATTTAGGTCAGAGTTATTTAAATACAGATAAGAAGCAACAGGCCTTAAATGCATTTAAGAATGCTGCCGAAATGGATTTTGATAAGGCAATTCAAGAAGATGCAAGTTTAAATTATGCTAAGTTGAGTTATGAAATTGGGAATTCATATCAAAATGTACCAGTAGTACTGCTTGATTTCTTAAAGAAATATCCAAATAATTCTAGTAAATCAGAAGTAGAGAGATTATTGATAGATTCTTATATCTCATCTAAAAACTACAGTGAAGCTTTGGTTTTATTAGAAAAGAACAGATCACCAGAGAATAGATTAGCCTATCAAAAAGTGCTTTTTTATAGAGGATTAGAGTTGTATAATGACAATAATTATCAAGAGGCTTATAAAATGTTTGTGAAATCTTTAGGTGAACAAAAAAGTCCTGAGTTTACAGCGCGAGCTACTTTCTGGAAAGGAGAAACAGAGTATCTTAATGATGATTTTAAAAATGCTTTAATCAGTTATAAGCAATTTGCAGGTTTAGCTGCTGCCAAAGCGATTCCAGAGTTTAAAAATGTAAATTATAATATTGCTTATACGTATTTTAAATTAAAAGAATATGATAATGCTGCCAACTCATTTCAGGCACAAATTGATAATTCAAAAGAGGATACTTCAAGATTGCACGATTCTTATTTAAGATTAGCTGATTGTCGATTTGTAACTTCGAAGTATTCATCTGCTATGGAGGCTTATACTAAAGTAATGAGCTTTAGAGGAGTTGATGCAGATTATGCTTATTATCAAAAAGCCATTTGTTATGGTTTTATGAATAAAAATGATAAAAAAATAGAAGAGCTTAATGGGTTTCTTCAGATGTACAAAAAATCAGAATATCGTGATGATGTCATGTTTGAGTTAGCAAATACTTATGCTGCTGTAAAAAAACAAGAACAGGCAATTAAAATGTATGATCAATTGGTTTCGGAATTTAAAAATGGAGCTTTCACAGCAAAAGCTATTTTGCGTGAGGGATTAATTTATTATAATTCAGATAGAGATCAATTGGCTTTGGTTAAATTTAAAAAGGTTGCTGCGGATTTTCCTAGAACTCCAGAGGCGCTTGAAGCAGTTTCTACAGCTAGATTAATTTATGTTGACAACGGAAAAGTAGATGAATATGCTACTTGGGTACGTACTCTAGATTTTGTAGCTGTTACTGATGCTGATTTGGATAATGACACTTTTGAGGGAGCGATAAAACAATTTGAGCAAAATAATAATAAGCAAGCTATTGTAGGTTTGAGTGGTTATGTGAGCAAATTTCCAAAAGGAATACATGCGCTAGAAGCTAACTTTAAATTAGCACAAGCATATACAGCAGAAGGCTCAGAAAGTAAATCGATACCTAATTATCAATATGTAATTGAACAACCTCGAAACGAGTATACTGAACAATCTTTGATGCGTTTGGCTCAGATATTCTTAAAAGCTAAAGATTGTGATAAAGCAATTTCCGTTTTAACTCGTATAGAAAATGAAGGTGATTCGTCTCAGAATAAAACATTTGCACAGGCAAATTTGATGAAATGTTATTATGATAAAAACGATTATAATAACTCAGTTGTATATGCAGAAAAAGTGTTGCAAAACCCTAAGACAGATGAAAATGTAAAAAGTGATGCACAAATTATCGTAGCAAGAGCAGCAATTAAATCTGGTGATGAAGATAAAGCTAAAACAGCTTATGCAAAATTAGCTACAACGTCAAAAGGAGAATTGGCAGCTGAAGCATTATACTATGATGCTTACTTTAAAAATAAAGAAAACAAGTACGACGCTTCAAATGCAACGGTACAAAAACTAGCTAAGAATTATTCGTCATTTAAATATTTCGGAGCAAAAGGATTGGTGTTAATGGCGAAAAATTTCTATGGTTTAAAAGATAGTTATCAGGCAACTTATATTCTAGAGAATGTGATTCAGAATTTTACAGCTTATCCAGATGTGGTTTCGGAGGCAGAAAAAGAATTAAGTGCTATTAAAGTAGAAGAGTCTAAAACCAATTCGTCGATTACAAAATAG